Proteins from one Fragaria vesca subsp. vesca linkage group LG6, FraVesHawaii_1.0, whole genome shotgun sequence genomic window:
- the LOC101311504 gene encoding uncharacterized protein LOC101311504 has product MEYKKIHACPNDCILYRKKYAEDVVCPTCNISRYKLGKNGNPIEGVLAKVLWYFPPIPRFKKMFQSTTTASSLTLHATSRKKDGLIRHPADALTWKSVDEKWPEFGSEPRNLRLALSSDGFNPHSSLSSKYSCWPVILVTYNLPPWLCMKRKYMLLTMLISGHKQPRNDIDVYLEPLIDDLKVLWEGVHGVYDASRNEYFTLRAALFWTINDFPSYGNLSGNIVKGYYACPICVEKTLPKRLKHSKKLIYLRHRRWKERYHPYQRQRAAFDNQQEYETALVLLTGEEVLKRMEEEVLVWPFGKKNPRPPYKGKTKDGIKAHLDLVEMGIRTELAPNLDGPKKTRLPLASCNLTLDEKKSVCEICSKSYEVSKLPKIQSDIVETLFLLEKYFLPSFFDIMVHLTIHLVREIELCGPVFYRWMYPFERYMKVCKGYVCNRARPEGCIAENYIVEEAVEFLAERLLSDKTIGISKQHSKDCRRTSGTKISSIYDGEFKQAHLCVLQNTEEFSTYFL; this is encoded by the exons ATGGAGTATAAGAAAATACATGCTTGCCCTAATGATTGCATTCTGTATAGAAAAAAATATGCAGAAGATGTGGTGTGTCCTACATGTAACATCTCTAGGTATAAACTAGGAAAAAATGGAAACCCGATAGAAGGTGTACTCGCTAAGGTACTCTGGTATTTCCCACCCATTCCTAGGTTCAAGAAAATGTTTCAGTCTACAACTACAGCTAGTAGTTTGACTTTGCATGCCACTAGCAGAAAGAAGGATGGGTTAATCCGTCATCCGGCAGATGCCTTGACTTGGAAATCAGTTGATGAGAAGTGGCCTGAGTTTGGTTCAGAGCCTAGAAACCTAAGGCTTGCACTATCCTCAGATGGCTTCAACCCTCATAGTTCTTTAAGTAGTAAATATAGTTGTTGGCCAGTCATTCTTGTTACCTACAATCTTCCTCCTTGGCTCTGTATGAAGAGAAAATACATGTTGTTAACGATGTTGATTTCCGGGCATAAACAACCTAGAAATGACATTGATGTCTACTTAGAACCATTAATCGATGATTTGAAGGTTCTTTGGGAGGGAGTACATGGAGTCTATGATGCAAGCAGGAATGAGTACTTTACCCTCAGGGCTGCACTGTTTTGGACAATCAATGACTTCCCATCTTATGGTAACTTGTCTGGCAACATCGTGAAAGGGTATTATGCATGCCCAATTTGTGTTGAAAAGACATTACCAAAGAGGCTGAAACATAGTAAGAAGTTGATTTATTTGCGGCATAGAAGGTGGAAAGAAAGATACCATCCTTATCAAAGGCAACGTGCTGCTTTCGATAACCAGCAAGAATATGAAACTGCTCTGGTTCTATTGACTGGAGAAGAAGTTCTGAAAAGGATGGAGGAAGAAGTGTTGGTTTGGCCATTTGGGAAGAAAAATCCTCGTCCTCCTTACAAGG GAAAAACAAAAGACGGGATCAAGGCCCATTTGGATCTAGTTGAGATGGGTATTAGAACTGAACTTGCACCTAATCTTGATGGTCCAAAAAAAACCCGTTTGCCATTGGCGAGTTGCAACCTGACCTTAGATGAGAAGAAATCAGTTTGTG AGATTTGCAGCAAATCATATGAGGTTTCTAAGCTGCCCAAAATTCAAAGTGATATTGTTGAGACCTTGTTCTTGCTTGAGAAGTATTTTCTTCCTTCATTCTTTGACATAATGGTACACTTGACTATACACCTAGTTAGAGAAATTGAACTATGTGGTCCAGTTTTCTATCGGTGGATGTACCCTTTTGAAAGATACATGAAAGTCTGCAAGGGTTATGTCTGCAACAGAGCTCGGCCTGAGGGTTGTATAGCAGAGAATTATATTGTAGAAGAAGCTGTTGAATTTTTAGCTGAACGCTTATTGTCAGATAAAACCATTGGAATTTCAAAACAGCACTCTAAGGATTGCAGGCGTACCTCTGGTACTAAAATATCCAGCATCTACGATGGTGAGTTTAAGCAAGCACATCTTTGTGTTCTCCAAAACACTGAAGAGTTCAGTACCTACTTCCTGTAA